The proteins below come from a single Mercenaria mercenaria strain notata chromosome 3, MADL_Memer_1, whole genome shotgun sequence genomic window:
- the LOC123524426 gene encoding arylsulfatase B-like, with the protein MYRNLRELLLTIMAMLMLSTSLAKPRHIVFIVADDLGWNDVGFHNADMITPNIDKLANRGVILNSSYVQPVCTPSRHSWMTGIYPFKAGLQRGVIFPEQAVCSPLDMKFFPEKLQKLGYSTHMAGKWHLGFCNWDCTPTNRGFDSFLGYYNGAEDYYNKTILNGIDFHDNKEPISGDNRYSAFVYADRAKSVIENHNKTKPLFLYLPFQSVHTPIQVPKRFEDMYPDIANDQRRQYSGMVSAMDEAIGNITQALVDNGMMDDTLIIFTADNGGWPGFGGNNYPLRGGKITIFEGGTRAVSFVSGSGIAKPGSTYNGLIHAVDWHPTILAAAGSSTDDTNDNIDGLNQWKAISLGGESMRTELVYNIDNFVLAPNGHAAIRVGDFKLIDGYPGPYRDWYKPEQEYENNPHVTTDYQYYSKIVQDDLVKNNGLWKGDGLYNLKDDPTEHHDVSKQHPEIVKALKAKLDEYRKSYVRPNFPSNDPKANPKNYGGYWMPGWC; encoded by the coding sequence ATGTATCGCAATCTCAGAGAGCTATTGCTGACCATTATGGCGATGTTAATGCTGTCTACGTCACTCGCAAAACCACGGCATATCGTTTTTATTGTTGCCGACGATCTTGGATGGAATGACGTTGGTTTTCACAATGCGGACATGATAACTCCAAATATCGATAAGCTTGCGAACAGAGGTGTAATTTTGAACAGTTCCTATGTGCAGCCGGTATGCACACCCTCGCGACACTCCTGGATGACAGGTATTTATCCGTTCAAGGCAGGCTTACAACGGGGAGTTATATTTCCTGAGCAAGCAGTATGCTCGCCCCTTGATATGAAATTCTTTCCAGAAAAGTTACAAAAGCTGGGGTATTCTACCCACATGGCGGGAAAATGGCACCTTGGTTTCTGTAATTGGGACTGCACGCCTACAAATCGCGGGTTTGATTCGTTTCTAGGATACTACAATGGTGCAGAGGATTATTACAATAAAACTATTCTAAATGGTATTGACTTTCACGACAATAAGGAGCCAATATCAGGAGACAATAGATATTCTGCTTTTGTGTATGCAGATAGAGCAAAGTCAGTAATCGAAAATCATAACAAAACAAAGCCTCTTTTCTTATACCTTCCTTTCCAGTCAGTGCATACTCCAATTCAAGTACCGAAGCGTTTTGAGGACATGTATCCAGATATCGCTAATGATCAGAGAAGACAATATTCGGGCATGGTGTCTGCCATGGATGAAGCTATTGGAAATATTACACAAGCTTTGGTTGATAATGGTATGATGGATGACACTTTGATTATATTTACGGCTGACAACGGAGGATGGCCCGGCTTTGGAGGAAACAACTACCCATTGCGAGGAGGAAAGATAACTATTTTTGAAGGGGGCACGAGAGCCGTGTCATTTGTTTCTGGATCAGGAATTGCAAAGCCTGGATCCACATACAACGGCTTAATTCATGCTGTCGACTGGCATCCAACAATTTTGGCAGCCGCTGGTAGTTCAACGGACGACACGAACGACAACATTGACGGTTTGAACCAGTGGAAAGCAATCAGTTTGGGAGGAGAATCAATGAGAACAGAGCTAGTTTATAATATAGACAATTTTGTCTTAGCACCAAATGGGCATGCAGCGATACGGGTAGGAGATTTCAAACTGATAGACGGGTATCCAGGACCTTATAGGGACTGGTACAAGCCAGAACAAGAGTATGAAAATAATCCTCACGTGACGACAGATTACCAATACTACTCCAAGATAGTGCAAGATGATTTAGTTAAAAATAATGGTTTATGGAAAGGAGACGGACTTTATAATTTGAAAGACGATCCCACGGAGCACCACGATGTCTCTAAACAACACCCCGAGATTGTAAAAGCCCTGAAAGCTAAACTAGACGAGTATAGAAAAAGTTATGTAAGACCAAATTTTCCGTCCAATGATCCTAAAGCCAATCCGAAAAACTATGGCGGATATTGGATGCCTGGTTGGTGTTAA